A region of Actinomycetota bacterium DNA encodes the following proteins:
- a CDS encoding SRPBCC family protein, whose product MAKFNVGIETAAEPQQVVDALIDFSDGRPEIWPGLAREFYEVYSVGETSAEIREGSSKPVKVWARERYEWSTPGVVRWEVLESNFCRPGSYVEVRVEPKQGGGSHVDLEWNRTPSNAKGRVAVMIMKVAGPSILKSYMTKTLRRVADSAAS is encoded by the coding sequence AGCCGCAGCAGGTCGTCGACGCGCTGATCGACTTCTCGGACGGCCGGCCGGAGATCTGGCCGGGCCTGGCCCGGGAGTTCTACGAGGTGTATTCGGTGGGCGAGACATCGGCCGAGATCCGGGAGGGAAGCTCCAAGCCCGTGAAAGTGTGGGCTCGGGAGCGCTACGAGTGGTCGACCCCAGGCGTGGTGCGTTGGGAGGTCCTGGAGAGCAACTTCTGCCGACCGGGGAGCTACGTGGAGGTCCGGGTGGAGCCGAAGCAGGGCGGCGGGAGCCACGTGGACCTGGAGTGGAACCGGACTCCCAGCAACGCGAAGGGCCGCGTCGCCGTCATGATCATGAAGGTGGCCGGCCCGTCCATCTTGAAGTCGTACATGACCAAGACGCTCCGGCGCGTGGCGGACAGCGCGGCGAGCTAG
- a CDS encoding alpha/beta hydrolase, translating into MGASPERSGSRRWVVGTAAVLAGLGVRAVLRERREQGEGQPGERPRRISWVGRKLDPYPTLEDQGLVLPVLPPAEIVTVPGRGEMFVRRTSGTSGTSGASEGGEGVPVLLLHGWMASADLNWFLLFHELSRHHPVIAPDLRGHGRGIRSHRPFSLEDCADDAAALLRHLGVERALVVGYSMGGPVAMLVWQRHPELVAGLVLEATALEFSGSPRERLVWHLTGPLGLLLRWPTGRIVLLRLTGGIEEVPTSLLRFRAWADGEFRRNDPTEVAEAGRALGRFDARPFAGSIDVPTAVVVTTKDSLVAPDKQRALARAVRAQVFEFAGDHAAVALQAGEFARVTLDAIATISPRTAGLPATP; encoded by the coding sequence GTGGGCGCGTCACCAGAGCGATCGGGATCGAGGCGCTGGGTGGTCGGGACGGCGGCCGTCCTGGCGGGCCTGGGCGTGCGCGCGGTCCTCCGGGAGCGGCGGGAGCAGGGGGAGGGCCAGCCCGGCGAGCGGCCCCGGCGCATCTCGTGGGTGGGGAGGAAGCTCGATCCCTACCCCACGCTGGAGGACCAGGGGCTCGTGCTGCCGGTGCTTCCCCCCGCGGAGATCGTGACCGTTCCGGGGCGAGGGGAGATGTTCGTCCGTCGCACGTCGGGTACGTCGGGCACATCGGGCGCCTCCGAAGGCGGCGAGGGCGTGCCCGTGCTGCTGCTCCACGGCTGGATGGCCAGCGCCGACCTCAACTGGTTCCTGCTGTTCCATGAGCTCTCGCGGCACCACCCGGTGATCGCCCCCGACCTCCGCGGCCACGGCCGGGGCATCCGCAGCCACCGTCCGTTCTCGCTGGAGGACTGCGCCGACGACGCGGCGGCGCTGCTGCGGCACCTCGGCGTGGAGCGGGCCCTGGTGGTCGGGTACTCGATGGGGGGGCCGGTGGCCATGCTGGTGTGGCAACGCCACCCGGAGCTGGTGGCAGGGCTGGTGCTGGAAGCGACGGCGCTCGAGTTCAGCGGATCACCGCGTGAGCGCCTGGTGTGGCACCTCACGGGGCCGCTCGGCCTCCTTCTCCGGTGGCCCACGGGGCGGATCGTCCTGCTCCGGTTGACGGGGGGAATCGAGGAGGTCCCGACGTCCCTGCTCCGGTTCCGCGCGTGGGCCGACGGCGAGTTCCGCCGGAACGATCCCACGGAGGTCGCGGAGGCGGGACGCGCGCTCGGGCGGTTCGACGCCCGGCCGTTCGCGGGCTCCATCGACGTGCCCACGGCGGTGGTGGTCACCACGAAGGACAGCCTGGTGGCGCCGGACAAGCAGCGGGCGCTGGCCCGTGCCGTTCGGGCCCAGGTGTTCGAGTTCGCCGGCGATCACGCCGCCGTCGCGCTCCAGGCCGGCGAGTTCGCTCGGGTGACCCTGGACGCCATCGCGACCATCTCGCCGCGGACGGCTGGTTTGCCCGCCACGCCCTGA
- a CDS encoding SDR family NAD(P)-dependent oxidoreductase, producing MATGRGVAVITGSSSGFGMLSAVELAGKGFRVYATMRNPGKRDNLDRAAAEAGVSVEVLPLDVTSDESVAAAFEKVLAEAGLVDVLVSNAGYGVGGFVEDTSIEQFREQFETNFFGGVRVVKAVLPGMRERRSGRIILMSSIGVFNSVPGLSAYNASKAALEAFGEALRYEAAHDGIFVTLIEPGTYATDIFFDNAKYAEGMQDPSSPHYERSRRLERFAMKQVERRRKADPREVARKVAQAATVRRPKLRYLVGTDARLIKPVRAVMPVRVTEAAVRKILEG from the coding sequence ATGGCCACCGGCCGGGGCGTCGCCGTCATCACCGGGAGCTCCAGCGGGTTCGGGATGCTCTCGGCGGTCGAGCTGGCGGGAAAGGGATTCCGGGTCTACGCGACCATGCGGAACCCCGGGAAGCGCGACAATCTCGACCGGGCCGCCGCCGAGGCCGGCGTGTCCGTGGAGGTCCTCCCGCTCGACGTCACCAGCGACGAGTCCGTGGCCGCCGCCTTCGAGAAGGTCCTGGCCGAGGCCGGCCTGGTCGACGTGCTGGTCAGCAACGCCGGCTACGGGGTCGGCGGCTTCGTGGAGGACACCTCGATCGAGCAGTTCCGGGAGCAGTTCGAGACCAACTTCTTCGGCGGGGTGCGGGTCGTGAAGGCAGTGCTGCCCGGGATGCGGGAGCGCCGCTCGGGCCGGATCATCCTGATGTCGAGCATCGGCGTCTTCAACTCCGTGCCCGGCCTGTCCGCGTACAACGCCAGCAAGGCGGCCCTGGAGGCCTTCGGCGAGGCCCTCCGCTACGAGGCGGCCCACGACGGGATCTTCGTCACGCTGATCGAGCCGGGGACGTACGCCACCGACATCTTCTTCGACAACGCGAAGTACGCCGAGGGCATGCAGGACCCCAGCTCGCCGCACTACGAGCGGAGCCGGCGCCTGGAGCGCTTCGCCATGAAGCAGGTGGAGCGCCGCCGGAAGGCCGACCCGCGGGAGGTGGCCCGCAAGGTCGCGCAGGCGGCGACGGTCCGCCGGCCGAAGCTCCGCTACCTGGTCGGGACGGACGCCCGGCTGATCAAGCCGGTCCGGGCGGTGATGCCGGTTCGGGTGACCGAGGCCGCGGTCCGCAAGATCCTCGAGGGGTAG
- a CDS encoding DNA topoisomerase IB produces the protein MARLRRSDPAAPGLLRRRNGRGFVYLDPSGTRITDPEVVERIRGLAIPPAWKDVWICPHHMGHLQAVGTDAAGRRQYLYHPRWRERRDQEKYDRVIRFARALPRLRKAVSRDIAGPDMTRERVLACAVRLIDRGYFRIGSEVYAEEHGTVGVATLKRDHARIEGGAAVFDYPAKGGKRVTQAVSDPEVVEVVRTLKRRRGGGEELLAYRRGRTWVDVRSDDVNEYIKEAAGDDHSAKDFRTWHGTVLTAVALAVSAPASRSRTARKRAVRWAVTETARSLGNTPAVCRASYIDPRVFDRYRAGVTIAGVIEAVGAEPFTEPQLQAQVEAAVLDLIAGESDSEALERVA, from the coding sequence ATGGCGAGGCTCCGACGATCCGATCCCGCCGCCCCCGGACTCCTCCGCCGGCGGAACGGGCGGGGGTTCGTGTACCTGGATCCGTCCGGCACCCGCATCACCGACCCGGAGGTCGTGGAACGGATCCGGGGCCTGGCCATCCCCCCGGCCTGGAAGGACGTGTGGATCTGCCCCCATCACATGGGCCACCTCCAGGCCGTGGGCACTGACGCGGCCGGCAGGCGGCAGTACCTGTACCACCCACGGTGGCGGGAGCGCCGGGACCAGGAGAAGTACGACCGGGTGATCCGCTTCGCCCGGGCCCTCCCCCGCCTGCGCAAGGCGGTGTCCCGCGACATCGCCGGACCCGACATGACCCGGGAACGGGTGCTCGCGTGCGCGGTCCGGCTGATCGACCGGGGGTACTTCCGGATCGGATCGGAGGTCTACGCGGAGGAGCACGGCACGGTGGGAGTGGCCACGCTGAAGAGGGACCATGCGCGGATCGAGGGCGGCGCCGCGGTGTTCGACTACCCGGCCAAGGGGGGCAAGCGGGTCACGCAGGCGGTTTCGGATCCCGAGGTGGTGGAGGTGGTCCGGACGCTGAAGCGGCGTCGGGGTGGAGGCGAGGAGCTCCTGGCCTACCGCCGGGGCCGGACCTGGGTCGACGTCCGCTCCGACGACGTCAACGAGTACATCAAGGAAGCCGCGGGCGACGACCACTCGGCGAAGGACTTCCGGACCTGGCACGGCACCGTGCTCACCGCCGTGGCCCTGGCGGTGTCGGCACCGGCGTCGCGGTCCAGGACCGCCCGCAAGCGCGCGGTGCGCTGGGCGGTGACGGAGACCGCTCGCTCGCTGGGCAACACGCCGGCGGTGTGCCGAGCTTCCTACATCGACCCGCGCGTGTTCGACCGCTACCGGGCCGGCGTCACGATCGCCGGCGTCATCGAGGCCGTGGGGGCCGAGCCGTTCACCGAACCGCAGCTCCAGGCCCAGGTGGAGGCCGCCGTCCTGGACCTCATCGCCGGGGAATCCGATTCCGAGGCGCTGGAGCGCGTGGCCTGA
- a CDS encoding PHP domain-containing protein: protein MFGWTEPAAAVLERGGALTDLWRVGPWVAGMLSEWLADPPEVPEPPALRRGFLTRADVDAALEGHDHWRAELRADLQMHTTYSDGSVPLPGMAEAAAALGYEYIGITDHSKGLPIANGMDEERLARQAEEIAALNRALEAAGSGPRVLHSIEMNLSPEGEGDMEPEALSRLDLVLGAFHSKLRLTEDQTDRYLAAVRNPTVHVLAHPRCRMFDRRAGLWADWDRVFAAAAEQGTAVEIDASPYRQDLDVELLAVAREAGVRISIGTDAHSVRELRYMDFGLASAILAGIPKERILNFQPVEDVLAWARERRRRGASA from the coding sequence ATGTTCGGATGGACCGAACCGGCCGCCGCCGTGCTCGAGCGGGGCGGCGCGCTCACCGACCTGTGGCGGGTGGGGCCGTGGGTGGCAGGGATGCTCTCGGAGTGGCTGGCGGACCCACCGGAGGTCCCCGAGCCCCCTGCCCTGCGTCGCGGCTTCCTGACCCGGGCCGACGTCGACGCTGCTCTGGAGGGACACGACCACTGGCGAGCCGAGCTTCGGGCCGACCTCCAGATGCACACGACCTACAGCGACGGGAGCGTTCCGCTGCCGGGGATGGCCGAGGCCGCCGCCGCCCTCGGCTACGAGTACATCGGCATCACCGACCACTCCAAGGGGCTGCCCATCGCCAACGGCATGGACGAGGAACGGCTGGCGCGACAGGCCGAGGAGATCGCCGCGCTGAACCGGGCCCTGGAAGCGGCCGGTTCGGGGCCACGGGTGCTGCACTCCATCGAGATGAACCTGTCGCCGGAGGGCGAGGGCGACATGGAGCCCGAGGCGCTGAGCCGCCTCGACCTCGTGCTGGGGGCGTTCCATTCGAAGCTCCGCCTGACCGAGGACCAGACCGACCGCTACCTCGCGGCGGTCCGCAACCCCACCGTCCACGTGCTGGCCCACCCCCGGTGCCGGATGTTCGACCGCCGGGCCGGGCTGTGGGCGGACTGGGATCGTGTGTTCGCGGCCGCCGCCGAACAGGGCACGGCGGTGGAGATCGACGCGAGCCCGTACCGCCAGGACCTCGACGTCGAGCTGCTGGCAGTGGCCCGCGAGGCCGGGGTGCGGATCTCCATCGGGACCGACGCCCACAGCGTGCGGGAGCTCCGGTACATGGACTTCGGCCTGGCCTCCGCGATCCTGGCGGGCATCCCGAAGGAGCGCATCCTCAACTTCCAGCCCGTCGAGGACGTCCTGGCCTGGGCCCGGGAGCGCCGGAGGCGAGGCGCCTCGGCCTAG
- a CDS encoding AAA family ATPase yields the protein MATCPSCAEDNPDRAKFCLNCGAALGEVRRPREERKIVTVLFCDLVGFTARSDRADPEDVKAMLRPFHTRLKREIELYGGSLDKFIGDAALGVFGSPVSHEDDPERAVRAGLAILDAIAELNQAHPELNLAVRVGINTGEAVVAYGSGPQIGEAVTGDVVNTASRLQSVAPVNGILVGEQTFRATERRFVYEALEPVTVKGKAEPLPVWVVREARARLGVDVALSHATPYVGREQELLALRGAFDRAVRDRMVHLVSVVGEPGAGKSRLVAELGRHVDGQPEGVVWRQGRCLPYGEGITFWALGEIVKAHAGILESDGAGDVAAKLDAVIPQAEGDREWLRQRLAPLVGLEAESPADREESFTAWRRFLESVAAADPTVLVFEDLHWADPALLAFLDHVTEWAHGVPLVLLCTARPDLYERHPTWAGGMRNATTVNLAPLSMEETSRLVAALLDHAVLPAEVHAVVLERAGGNPLYAEEFVRMLRDRELLVERGGTLRLAEGAEVPFPDSIQALIAARLDTVKPDRKALLQDAAVVGKVFWSGALLAMGGREPRDVAEALNELSRKELIRPSRVSSMEGQREFGFWHVLVRDVAYGQIPRADRAVKHRAVAAWIEGSGGGRVEDHAEVLAHHYTRALRLAEACGEDRLASELSGPALRFLMAAGDRALGLDVGAAQVSFQRALDLAPPGHPERPAVLVRWADAARQAGRFPEAAAALEEAIAAFRERGDRLAAARALGVLSSIRVSLGGAGQQEPAAEAVALLEREPPGPDLVAAYARMSGVNVVLGLFRPAIEWADRAVALAAELGLEVPPRTLGFRGYGRASLGEADGLAGMRAALEAAIERGDGRDAAVLYNNLAVAVTPIEGPASAAATLREGEEFSERRGIAEMADAMRTGSLDVLIDLGEWDRALDLAATLGERAEAIGDAADLIQVRWVRCRILAKRGEFSAALDMAEWLVEAARASGATEDVTAGFTAAALAYGGAGLHDRAMEVLVALAGTPNVRESPVYPAYLPDLVRLAAGIGDLDLAAGLAEGVGTMNPYGEHALRAADAVVAEARGELGIAADRYAEAAERWEAFGVVPERAHALLGRGRCLVALGRAGEAEPPLRQARELFQRLGARPSMAEADAILARTAALSS from the coding sequence GTGGCGACCTGCCCGAGCTGCGCCGAGGACAACCCCGACCGCGCGAAGTTCTGCCTGAACTGCGGGGCCGCGCTGGGGGAGGTCCGCCGCCCGCGCGAGGAACGCAAGATCGTCACGGTGCTGTTCTGCGACCTGGTCGGCTTCACCGCCCGCTCCGACCGGGCCGACCCCGAGGACGTCAAGGCCATGCTCCGCCCGTTCCATACCCGCCTGAAGCGGGAGATCGAGCTGTACGGCGGCAGCCTGGACAAGTTCATCGGGGACGCTGCGCTCGGGGTGTTCGGCTCTCCTGTCTCTCACGAGGACGACCCGGAACGAGCCGTCCGGGCCGGCCTGGCCATCCTCGACGCCATCGCGGAGCTCAACCAAGCGCACCCCGAGCTGAACCTGGCGGTTCGAGTCGGCATCAACACGGGGGAGGCGGTCGTGGCGTACGGGTCCGGCCCCCAGATCGGCGAGGCGGTGACCGGCGACGTGGTGAACACGGCCTCGCGCCTTCAGTCGGTGGCGCCGGTGAATGGCATCCTGGTCGGGGAGCAGACGTTCCGGGCCACGGAACGCCGGTTCGTGTACGAGGCCCTGGAGCCGGTCACGGTGAAGGGAAAGGCGGAGCCGCTTCCCGTCTGGGTGGTCCGCGAGGCCCGGGCTCGGCTCGGTGTGGACGTGGCTCTGTCCCACGCCACGCCGTACGTGGGGCGGGAGCAGGAGCTGCTGGCCCTTCGTGGCGCGTTCGACCGGGCGGTCCGCGACCGCATGGTGCATCTGGTCTCGGTGGTGGGCGAACCCGGCGCGGGGAAGAGCCGCCTGGTGGCCGAGCTCGGACGCCATGTCGACGGGCAGCCCGAGGGGGTGGTGTGGCGGCAGGGCCGGTGCCTGCCTTACGGGGAGGGCATCACGTTCTGGGCCCTCGGCGAGATCGTGAAGGCCCACGCCGGGATCCTGGAGTCGGACGGGGCCGGGGACGTCGCCGCCAAGCTCGACGCCGTCATCCCCCAGGCCGAGGGGGACCGGGAGTGGTTGCGCCAGCGCCTGGCGCCGCTGGTCGGCCTGGAGGCCGAGTCGCCGGCGGACCGGGAGGAGTCGTTCACGGCGTGGCGCCGGTTCCTGGAGAGCGTCGCGGCGGCCGATCCCACGGTGCTGGTGTTCGAGGATCTCCACTGGGCCGACCCCGCCCTGCTGGCGTTCCTGGACCACGTGACGGAATGGGCCCACGGCGTGCCGCTGGTCCTGCTGTGCACGGCCCGGCCCGACCTGTACGAGCGCCATCCCACCTGGGCCGGGGGGATGCGGAACGCGACGACGGTGAACCTGGCTCCGCTGTCGATGGAGGAGACCTCGCGCCTGGTGGCCGCGCTGCTCGACCACGCGGTCCTTCCCGCGGAGGTCCACGCCGTCGTGCTGGAACGCGCCGGCGGGAACCCGCTGTACGCGGAGGAGTTCGTGCGGATGCTCCGCGACCGCGAGCTGCTGGTCGAGCGGGGTGGGACGCTCCGCCTGGCCGAGGGCGCCGAGGTGCCGTTCCCGGACTCCATCCAGGCGCTCATCGCGGCGCGCCTGGACACGGTGAAGCCCGACCGAAAGGCCCTGCTCCAGGACGCCGCGGTGGTGGGGAAGGTCTTCTGGTCGGGGGCGTTGCTCGCGATGGGCGGACGCGAGCCCCGCGACGTGGCCGAGGCGCTCAACGAGCTCTCTCGCAAGGAGCTCATCCGCCCGTCCCGGGTCTCGTCGATGGAAGGACAGCGGGAGTTCGGGTTCTGGCACGTGCTGGTCCGCGACGTCGCCTACGGGCAGATCCCGCGAGCCGACCGGGCGGTCAAGCATCGGGCCGTCGCCGCCTGGATCGAGGGATCGGGCGGGGGTCGGGTCGAGGACCACGCCGAGGTCCTGGCCCACCACTACACCCGGGCCCTGCGGCTGGCGGAGGCGTGCGGCGAGGACCGGCTGGCGTCGGAGCTGTCCGGGCCGGCCCTGAGGTTCCTGATGGCGGCGGGGGATCGCGCCCTGGGCCTGGACGTGGGAGCCGCCCAGGTCAGCTTCCAGCGGGCGCTCGACCTCGCGCCGCCCGGGCACCCCGAGCGCCCCGCTGTGCTGGTCCGGTGGGCCGACGCCGCTCGCCAGGCCGGCCGGTTCCCGGAGGCCGCCGCCGCGCTCGAGGAAGCCATCGCCGCATTCCGGGAACGGGGAGACCGCCTGGCCGCCGCCCGCGCGTTGGGGGTCCTGTCGAGCATCCGGGTCAGCCTGGGCGGGGCGGGGCAACAGGAGCCGGCCGCCGAGGCCGTGGCGCTGCTGGAGCGGGAGCCGCCCGGTCCGGACCTGGTGGCCGCGTACGCGCGGATGTCCGGGGTGAACGTGGTGCTGGGGCTCTTTCGCCCCGCCATCGAGTGGGCCGACCGGGCGGTGGCGCTGGCCGCGGAGCTGGGGCTGGAGGTCCCCCCGCGAACCCTGGGCTTCCGCGGCTACGGGCGCGCGTCGCTGGGGGAGGCGGACGGGCTGGCGGGCATGCGGGCGGCGCTCGAGGCTGCGATCGAGCGAGGCGACGGTCGCGACGCCGCGGTTCTGTACAACAACCTGGCCGTGGCGGTGACGCCGATTGAGGGGCCGGCCAGCGCGGCGGCCACGCTCCGGGAGGGCGAGGAGTTCTCGGAGCGCCGCGGCATCGCCGAGATGGCCGACGCCATGCGCACCGGGTCGCTCGACGTGCTGATCGACCTGGGGGAATGGGATCGGGCATTGGACCTGGCGGCGACGCTGGGTGAGCGGGCCGAGGCCATCGGCGACGCCGCGGACCTGATCCAGGTCCGGTGGGTCCGGTGCCGGATCCTGGCCAAGCGGGGGGAGTTCTCCGCCGCGCTGGACATGGCCGAATGGCTGGTGGAGGCGGCTCGGGCGTCCGGGGCCACGGAGGACGTCACGGCCGGATTCACCGCTGCGGCGCTGGCGTATGGCGGCGCCGGGCTGCACGACCGGGCCATGGAGGTGCTGGTCGCGCTGGCCGGAACGCCGAACGTCCGGGAGAGTCCGGTGTATCCGGCCTACCTCCCGGACTTGGTTCGCCTGGCGGCCGGGATCGGCGACCTGGACCTTGCCGCGGGGCTGGCGGAGGGGGTGGGCACGATGAACCCGTACGGCGAGCACGCGCTGCGCGCCGCCGACGCCGTCGTGGCGGAGGCGCGCGGAGAGCTCGGCATTGCTGCCGATCGGTACGCGGAAGCCGCGGAACGGTGGGAGGCGTTCGGCGTGGTCCCGGAACGCGCGCACGCCCTGCTGGGCCGGGGCCGGTGCCTCGTCGCGCTGGGCCGGGCCGGCGAGGCCGAGCCGCCGCTTCGCCAAGCTCGGGAGCTGTTCCAGCGCCTGGGAGCCCGGCCCTCCATGGCCGAAGCCGACGCGATCCTGGCCCGGACCGCCGCGCTGAGCTCGTAG
- a CDS encoding aminotransferase class V-fold PLP-dependent enzyme has product MDIADIATRLERLDPRVARAAERVIAAVPALRNRLDREYDRILAGMQDAVKPYRGRAAAFPRLPVNGLPRVEVLREVAELAGIERPRWQEGFASGAVYQGDDDHIGFLNEVYALTSQLNPLHADLWPSGAKYEAEIVSMTAAMLGGDLMADAANGGDPARQVVGTVTSGGTESILLAMKTYRDWARHRRRITRPRVIAPSSAHVAFDKAAQYFGIELVRVPVGPDYRADVAATRRAITRNTIALVGSAPGFPHGVIDPIEELAAMAAERRIGFHTDACLGGFVLPWARRLGYDVPGFDFGVPGVISMSADTHKFGYAAKGTSVVLYRGTELRSYQYFVATEWPGGLYFSPTLAGSRPGALSAACWAAMVATGEEGYLDATGRILETAATIRRGISEIPGLHVLGDPLWVIAFGSDSLDIYRVLEHMGRRGWSLNGLHRPTAVHICVTLRHTQPGVAERFLSDLRESAQEVRSEPAEKEGMAPVYGLAATMPFRGMVRDLLKKYIDLLYRP; this is encoded by the coding sequence ATGGACATCGCCGACATCGCAACCAGGCTGGAGCGCCTCGACCCGCGCGTGGCCCGCGCGGCCGAGCGAGTGATCGCCGCGGTCCCGGCGCTCCGGAACCGCCTGGACCGCGAGTACGACCGCATCCTGGCCGGGATGCAGGACGCCGTGAAGCCCTACCGGGGCCGGGCGGCCGCGTTCCCACGCCTGCCGGTCAACGGGTTGCCCCGCGTGGAGGTGTTGCGCGAGGTCGCTGAGCTGGCCGGCATCGAGCGGCCCCGGTGGCAGGAGGGGTTCGCGTCGGGAGCCGTCTATCAGGGTGACGACGACCACATCGGGTTCCTGAACGAGGTCTACGCGCTGACCTCGCAGCTGAACCCGCTGCACGCCGACCTGTGGCCGAGCGGGGCGAAGTACGAGGCGGAGATCGTGTCCATGACCGCGGCGATGCTCGGGGGGGACCTCATGGCCGACGCCGCGAACGGCGGGGATCCCGCCAGGCAGGTCGTCGGCACGGTCACGTCCGGCGGGACCGAGAGCATCCTGCTGGCCATGAAGACCTACCGGGACTGGGCCCGGCACCGGCGCCGGATCACCCGGCCCCGGGTGATCGCACCCTCCTCGGCGCACGTCGCGTTCGACAAGGCGGCGCAGTACTTCGGCATCGAGCTGGTCCGCGTGCCCGTGGGGCCGGACTACCGCGCCGACGTCGCGGCCACCCGGCGCGCCATCACCCGGAACACCATCGCGCTGGTCGGCTCGGCGCCCGGGTTCCCCCACGGCGTGATCGACCCCATCGAGGAGCTGGCGGCAATGGCCGCGGAGCGACGGATCGGCTTCCATACCGACGCGTGCCTGGGCGGGTTCGTCCTGCCGTGGGCCCGCCGGCTGGGGTACGACGTTCCCGGGTTCGACTTCGGCGTCCCGGGGGTCATCTCGATGTCCGCGGACACCCACAAGTTCGGCTACGCGGCGAAGGGGACATCGGTGGTGCTGTACCGGGGGACCGAGCTGCGCTCGTACCAGTACTTCGTGGCCACGGAATGGCCGGGCGGTCTGTACTTCTCGCCCACCCTGGCGGGCTCGCGGCCCGGCGCGCTGTCCGCCGCGTGCTGGGCGGCCATGGTGGCGACGGGCGAGGAGGGGTACCTCGACGCGACCGGGCGGATCCTGGAGACGGCGGCCACCATCCGGCGGGGGATCTCGGAGATCCCCGGGCTGCATGTCCTGGGCGACCCGCTGTGGGTCATCGCATTCGGGTCCGACTCGCTCGACATCTACCGCGTGCTGGAGCACATGGGGCGGCGGGGATGGAGCCTGAACGGGCTGCACCGGCCGACCGCGGTGCACATCTGCGTCACGCTCCGCCACACCCAGCCCGGCGTGGCCGAGCGCTTCCTGTCGGACCTCCGGGAATCGGCACAGGAGGTCCGGTCGGAACCGGCGGAGAAGGAGGGCATGGCCCCCGTCTACGGCCTGGCCGCGACGATGCCCTTCCGGGGCATGGTGAGAGACCTGCTCAAGAAGTACATCGACCTCCTGTACCGGCCGTAG
- a CDS encoding FGGY-family carbohydrate kinase has product MEHVLGLDLGTSGLKLALVTVRGQIVASALERYPLHLLPHGGAEQDPEDWWGAVVRGTRRVMGASGADPASVIGVGCSSQWSGTVPVDADGRPLTRAIIWMDSRGAEQIRRIVRGFPMVQGYGLGKLVAWIRRTGGAPGHQGKDSIAHVLFVREHLPAIHQRTHLFLEPRDWINFRLSGRMVTSSDAVTLHWVADARDVNDVRYDRKLLRMAGLDRSKLPDIVPAASVLGPLRAEAAAELGLPGTAQVVTGAPDNMAAAIGAGAVRDFDAHLCLGTSSWLSCHVPYKKTDLFHNMASLPSAIPGRYFLANEQESAGVCLVELKENVLFPPDAGPHPEDPYGTMLALAEAAPAGSDGLIFAPWVNGERTPVDDRTARGGFFNQSLGVTRGHLVRAVLEGVAYNSRWLLTYVEKFIKRRLDAITVVGGGARSELWCQVVADVLDRTILQSEDPVLANARGAALQASVALGRLTWDEVAGSVPVARTFQPDPHNRAVYDAQFREFLNLYKATRKIHARLNANR; this is encoded by the coding sequence GTGGAGCACGTGCTCGGGCTGGACCTGGGGACCTCCGGGTTGAAGCTTGCGCTGGTCACCGTGCGCGGCCAGATCGTGGCCTCGGCGCTCGAGCGGTACCCGCTGCACCTCCTGCCGCACGGCGGCGCCGAGCAGGACCCCGAGGACTGGTGGGGGGCCGTGGTCCGGGGGACGCGCCGGGTCATGGGCGCGAGCGGCGCCGACCCGGCAAGCGTGATCGGCGTGGGGTGCAGTTCGCAGTGGTCGGGAACGGTGCCGGTGGATGCGGACGGCCGGCCCCTGACCCGGGCCATCATCTGGATGGACTCCCGCGGCGCCGAGCAGATCCGCCGGATCGTCCGCGGGTTCCCCATGGTCCAGGGCTACGGGCTGGGCAAGCTGGTGGCGTGGATCCGCCGGACCGGCGGCGCGCCGGGGCACCAGGGGAAGGACTCCATCGCGCACGTCCTGTTCGTCCGGGAGCACCTGCCGGCGATCCACCAGCGGACCCATCTGTTCCTGGAACCGCGGGACTGGATCAACTTCCGGCTGAGCGGGCGCATGGTCACGTCGTCCGACGCGGTGACCCTGCACTGGGTGGCGGACGCCCGGGACGTCAACGACGTCCGCTACGACCGGAAGCTGCTGCGCATGGCCGGCCTGGACCGCTCCAAGCTGCCCGACATCGTCCCGGCCGCCAGCGTCCTGGGGCCGCTGCGAGCCGAGGCCGCCGCAGAGCTGGGACTGCCCGGCACCGCGCAGGTGGTGACGGGCGCGCCGGACAACATGGCCGCGGCCATCGGGGCCGGCGCGGTCCGTGACTTCGACGCGCACCTGTGCCTGGGCACGTCGTCGTGGCTGAGCTGTCACGTGCCGTACAAGAAGACGGACCTGTTCCACAACATGGCCTCGCTGCCTTCGGCCATCCCCGGGCGGTACTTCCTGGCCAACGAGCAGGAGTCGGCCGGCGTTTGCCTGGTCGAGCTGAAGGAGAACGTCCTGTTCCCCCCGGATGCCGGCCCCCACCCCGAGGACCCCTACGGCACGATGCTGGCCCTGGCGGAAGCCGCACCAGCCGGAAGCGACGGCCTGATCTTCGCGCCGTGGGTGAACGGGGAGCGCACGCCGGTGGACGACCGCACCGCCCGGGGCGGGTTCTTCAACCAGTCGCTCGGGGTGACCCGCGGCCACCTGGTCCGGGCCGTGCTGGAGGGCGTGGCGTACAACTCGCGCTGGCTGCTGACGTACGTGGAGAAGTTCATCAAGCGGCGCCTGGACGCGATCACGGTGGTGGGCGGCGGCGCCCGGTCGGAGCTGTGGTGCCAGGTCGTGGCCGACGTGCTGGACCGGACCATCCTCCAGTCCGAGGACCCGGTGTTGGCGAACGCGCGAGGCGCAGCGCTCCAGGCCTCGGTGGCCCTGGGCCGCCTGACCTGGGACGAGGTCGCCGGCAGCGTGCCCGTCGCCCGGACCTTCCAGCCCGATCCCCACAACCGCGCCGTGTACGACGCGCAGTTCCGGGAGTTCCTGAACCTGTACAAAGCGACCAGGAAGATCCACGCGCGGCTGAACGCGAACCGGTAG